The proteins below come from a single Oncorhynchus gorbuscha isolate QuinsamMale2020 ecotype Even-year linkage group LG12, OgorEven_v1.0, whole genome shotgun sequence genomic window:
- the LOC123990301 gene encoding bucky ball-like isoform X2: MENDQHNQRPVNHPRPFFYVQPASQPYYNMYHHHHHNQWQNINNPYNHYTLPGSGSYPFGRPSSYMSPYPYMQYPGQYIVPHMHPVDYRCMYDPPRFHPPPVHDPMFRHQQQQHYYSAQAQREVACSEAQTQSSDALNKLQTNEKQGSEKELDSGVVSQASGIFSSENKEGKREVGGDGHSSRGASYAAVYDGDSSRSLGDLGLQEGWAVDSDEEPPLDSSSVQEEDIQDTRHHAECLHSCSSENLCLLSAASQSDDSPRPEDPDNQAEEGSANPDSTSSTEALLRPQSHCSNLLSPQSLPSPLASDWQVLEHMKHGGETFDVPDGSLCELDVDLSYQILCLPFDKVFTASALQKGVSTPQSNAGAGKDLQASLSSLATSTPARHHHYYCQPQTAHERLSVLCSSLDELSSRDEMFSTDLEDVDVFPGSSVYARGRFSADLGEAEVKEVCPQSKKLMCVCCGSSLLKGVGVSSRVKVHHSPRVYAAGDSDELVEQEQRGSVRTCERTHPSRVVVKKHPVHKKPQPLPLHIRHAPKHSCKRGQWREAIGPEEQEPETVLVGSELKYYEGHVVEGESGHGTGDKQHRTHGLCRDGVNTSDPGTWERGGAKPRQKPHSSLPRPERPALRKALCKPLVYQRVRDEENDDEVPQRFQRRRFHQEKKHKVLISHP, translated from the exons ATGGAGAACGATCAACACAACCAGCGCCCGGTGAATCACCCGAGGCCCTTCTTCTATGTTCAGCCGGCTTCTCAACCTTACTACAacatgtatcatcatcatcatcataatcagtGGCAAAATATCAACAACCCATATAACCACTATACCTTACCTGGTTCAG GAAGTTATCCTTTTGGACGTCCTAGTTCATACATGTCCCCATACCCATACATGCAGTATCCTGGTCAGTACATTGTTCCACACATGCATCCAGTTGATTACAGATGCATGTACGACCCACCTCGTTTCCACCCACCTCCTGTGCATGACCCCATGTTCCGCCACCAGcaacaacaacactactacaGT GCTCAGGCCCAGAGAGAGGTGGCCTGCTCAGAGGCTCAGACCCAGTCCAGTGATGCTCTGAACAAGCTCCAGACCAACGAGAAGCAGGGCTCTGAGAAAGAGCTTGATTCCGGAGTTGTTTCCCAAGCTTCCGGAATCTTCTCGTCAGAGAATAAGGAAGGGAAACGTGAGGTGGGGGGAGACGGACACAGTAGTCGTGGAGCCTCGTATG CGGCGGTCTACGACGGCGATTCGAGTCGGAGCCTTGGAGACCTGGGGCTTCAGGAGGGCTGGGCTGTAGACTCTGACGAGGAGCCCCCATTGGACAGCTCATCTGTTCAGGAGGAGGATATCCAGGACACGCGGCATCACGCAGAGTGTCTTCATAGCTGTTCTTCTGAGAATCTTTGCCTCCTGTCCGCCGCCTCGCAGTCCGACGACAGCCCCAGACCCGAAGACCCAGACAACCAGGCAGAGGAGGGGAGTGCCAATCCAGACAGTACTAGCTCCACTGAGGCACTTCTGAGGCCTCAGAGTCACTGCTCCAACCTGCTCTCCCCCCAGTCACTACCATCACCCTTAGCCTCTGACTGGCAAGTCTTAGAGCACATGAAACATGGAGGAGAAACGTTTGATGTTCCAGATGGGAGTCTGTGTGAACTGGATGTTGACCTGTCCTACCAGATCCTCTGTCTGCCCTTTGACAAG GTGTTTACAGCAAGCGCTCTGCAGAAGGGCGTCTCTACACCGCAGAGCAACGCTGGAGCTGGTAAAGACCTCCAggcctctctgtcttctctcgcTACTTCCACCCCAGCCcgtcaccaccactactactgccagcCACAGACTGCTCACGAGAGGCTCAGTGTCCTGTGTTCATCCCTGGACGAGCTCTCGTCCCGGGACGAGATGTTCTCCACCGATCTTGAGGACGTGGATGTGTTTCCCGGCAGTTCTGTCTACGCGAGGGGGAGGTTCTCTGCAGACCTCGGAGAGGCAGAGGTCAAGGAAGTCTGTCCCCAGTCCAAGAAGCTCATGTGCGTCTGCTGTGGATCGAGCCTGTTGAAAGGAGTAGGGGTGAGCAGCAGGGTTAAAGTTCATCACAGCCCCAGGGTGTACGCCGCCGGGGACTCTGACGAGTTGGTCGAGCAGGAACAACGCGGATCTGTAAGGACTTGTGAGAGAACGCACCCCAGTAGGGTGGTCGTGAAGAAGCACCCTGTCCACAAGAAACCCCAGCCTCTCCCTCTACACATCCGACATGCTCCCAAACACAGCTGTAAGAGAGGCCAGTGGAGAGAGGCTATTGGGCCCGAGGAGCAGGAACCAGAGACAGTGTTGGTGGGATCAGAGCTGAAGTATTACGAAGGCCATGtggtggagggggagagtggaCACGGAACTGGAGATAAGCAACACAGGACAC ATGGACTGTGCCGAGACGGCGTTAATACTTCAGATCCGGGCACATGGGAGAGGGGAGGTGCCAAGCCTAGACAGAAACCACACAGCTCATTGCCACGACCAG AGAGACCAGCACTGAGGAAAGCTCTGTGTAAGCCGCTGGTATACCAGAGAGTCAGAGATGAGGAAAATGACGACGAGGTGCCACAACGATTTCAGAGGAGAAG GTTCCACCAAGAGAAGAAACACAAGGTTTTGATATCACATCCTTGA
- the LOC123990301 gene encoding bucky ball-like isoform X1: protein MENDQHNQRPVNHPRPFFYVQPASQPYYNMYHHHHHNQWQNINNPYNHYTLPGSGSYPFGRPSSYMSPYPYMQYPGQYIVPHMHPVDYRCMYDPPRFHPPPVHDPMFRHQQQQHYYSAQAQREVACSEAQTQSSDALNKLQTNEKQGSEKELDSGVVSQASGIFSSENKEGKREVGGDGHSSRGASYGKLESSRLQSSSPLARLFSISDSTAAVYDGDSSRSLGDLGLQEGWAVDSDEEPPLDSSSVQEEDIQDTRHHAECLHSCSSENLCLLSAASQSDDSPRPEDPDNQAEEGSANPDSTSSTEALLRPQSHCSNLLSPQSLPSPLASDWQVLEHMKHGGETFDVPDGSLCELDVDLSYQILCLPFDKVFTASALQKGVSTPQSNAGAGKDLQASLSSLATSTPARHHHYYCQPQTAHERLSVLCSSLDELSSRDEMFSTDLEDVDVFPGSSVYARGRFSADLGEAEVKEVCPQSKKLMCVCCGSSLLKGVGVSSRVKVHHSPRVYAAGDSDELVEQEQRGSVRTCERTHPSRVVVKKHPVHKKPQPLPLHIRHAPKHSCKRGQWREAIGPEEQEPETVLVGSELKYYEGHVVEGESGHGTGDKQHRTHGLCRDGVNTSDPGTWERGGAKPRQKPHSSLPRPERPALRKALCKPLVYQRVRDEENDDEVPQRFQRRRFHQEKKHKVLISHP, encoded by the exons ATGGAGAACGATCAACACAACCAGCGCCCGGTGAATCACCCGAGGCCCTTCTTCTATGTTCAGCCGGCTTCTCAACCTTACTACAacatgtatcatcatcatcatcataatcagtGGCAAAATATCAACAACCCATATAACCACTATACCTTACCTGGTTCAG GAAGTTATCCTTTTGGACGTCCTAGTTCATACATGTCCCCATACCCATACATGCAGTATCCTGGTCAGTACATTGTTCCACACATGCATCCAGTTGATTACAGATGCATGTACGACCCACCTCGTTTCCACCCACCTCCTGTGCATGACCCCATGTTCCGCCACCAGcaacaacaacactactacaGT GCTCAGGCCCAGAGAGAGGTGGCCTGCTCAGAGGCTCAGACCCAGTCCAGTGATGCTCTGAACAAGCTCCAGACCAACGAGAAGCAGGGCTCTGAGAAAGAGCTTGATTCCGGAGTTGTTTCCCAAGCTTCCGGAATCTTCTCGTCAGAGAATAAGGAAGGGAAACGTGAGGTGGGGGGAGACGGACACAGTAGTCGTGGAGCCTCGTATGGTAAGTTGGAAAGCAGCCGTTTGCAATCGTCGTCTCCACTGGCCAGGTTGTTCAGCATCAGTGACTCCACAGCGGCGGTCTACGACGGCGATTCGAGTCGGAGCCTTGGAGACCTGGGGCTTCAGGAGGGCTGGGCTGTAGACTCTGACGAGGAGCCCCCATTGGACAGCTCATCTGTTCAGGAGGAGGATATCCAGGACACGCGGCATCACGCAGAGTGTCTTCATAGCTGTTCTTCTGAGAATCTTTGCCTCCTGTCCGCCGCCTCGCAGTCCGACGACAGCCCCAGACCCGAAGACCCAGACAACCAGGCAGAGGAGGGGAGTGCCAATCCAGACAGTACTAGCTCCACTGAGGCACTTCTGAGGCCTCAGAGTCACTGCTCCAACCTGCTCTCCCCCCAGTCACTACCATCACCCTTAGCCTCTGACTGGCAAGTCTTAGAGCACATGAAACATGGAGGAGAAACGTTTGATGTTCCAGATGGGAGTCTGTGTGAACTGGATGTTGACCTGTCCTACCAGATCCTCTGTCTGCCCTTTGACAAG GTGTTTACAGCAAGCGCTCTGCAGAAGGGCGTCTCTACACCGCAGAGCAACGCTGGAGCTGGTAAAGACCTCCAggcctctctgtcttctctcgcTACTTCCACCCCAGCCcgtcaccaccactactactgccagcCACAGACTGCTCACGAGAGGCTCAGTGTCCTGTGTTCATCCCTGGACGAGCTCTCGTCCCGGGACGAGATGTTCTCCACCGATCTTGAGGACGTGGATGTGTTTCCCGGCAGTTCTGTCTACGCGAGGGGGAGGTTCTCTGCAGACCTCGGAGAGGCAGAGGTCAAGGAAGTCTGTCCCCAGTCCAAGAAGCTCATGTGCGTCTGCTGTGGATCGAGCCTGTTGAAAGGAGTAGGGGTGAGCAGCAGGGTTAAAGTTCATCACAGCCCCAGGGTGTACGCCGCCGGGGACTCTGACGAGTTGGTCGAGCAGGAACAACGCGGATCTGTAAGGACTTGTGAGAGAACGCACCCCAGTAGGGTGGTCGTGAAGAAGCACCCTGTCCACAAGAAACCCCAGCCTCTCCCTCTACACATCCGACATGCTCCCAAACACAGCTGTAAGAGAGGCCAGTGGAGAGAGGCTATTGGGCCCGAGGAGCAGGAACCAGAGACAGTGTTGGTGGGATCAGAGCTGAAGTATTACGAAGGCCATGtggtggagggggagagtggaCACGGAACTGGAGATAAGCAACACAGGACAC ATGGACTGTGCCGAGACGGCGTTAATACTTCAGATCCGGGCACATGGGAGAGGGGAGGTGCCAAGCCTAGACAGAAACCACACAGCTCATTGCCACGACCAG AGAGACCAGCACTGAGGAAAGCTCTGTGTAAGCCGCTGGTATACCAGAGAGTCAGAGATGAGGAAAATGACGACGAGGTGCCACAACGATTTCAGAGGAGAAG GTTCCACCAAGAGAAGAAACACAAGGTTTTGATATCACATCCTTGA